A single Oncorhynchus tshawytscha isolate Ot180627B linkage group LG01, Otsh_v2.0, whole genome shotgun sequence DNA region contains:
- the LOC112224799 gene encoding uncharacterized protein LOC112224799, producing the protein MGLSSQDCLHTLTLIYTSLQAKNPFRRARYISPPPPLPQSQALAHKLQEQTVGWLSGCLSDCLSNLGSDHTAYPNLIDSITSCLGGFPLGERCIESANRSSLQKALSEYLQQQVAMWYRPSLCLAAAKASMLVVQRSQESISTTLQATHLYFSLQLTLSDLLDCYTHILTDEFVQSVQSMVGQVAGLLQGSEQVGECAPVWLRQSCTGLYDSGRPAGLSRYLSRHGALALLNWRILFLMV; encoded by the exons ATGGGTCTCTCCTCCCAGGACTGTCTGCACACGCTGACCCTCATCTACACCTCCCTGCAGGCCAAGAACCCCTTCCGTAGGGCCAGGTACatctcaccacctcctcctctccctcagtctcaaGCCCTGGCACAtaag CTGCAGGAGCAGACTGTTGGTTGGCTGTCCGGgtgcctgtctgactgtctgtccaaTCTCGGCTCAGACCACACCGCATACCCAAATCTGATAGACTCCATCACATCTTGCCTAGGCGGCTTCCCTCTCG GTGAAAGGTGTATAGAGTCTGCTAACAGAAG TTCCCTCCAGAAGGCCTTAAGTGAATATCTCCAACAG CAGGTCGCCATGTGGTACAGGCCTAGCTTGTGTCTAGCTGCGGCCAAGGCCTCCATGCTGGTAGTGCAGAGGTCCCAGGAGTCCATCAGCACCACCCTACAGGCTACCCATCTTTACTTCTCCCTGCAGCTGACCCTTAGTGACCTACTGGACTGCTACACACACATCCTCACAGATG AATTTGTGCAGTCGGTCCAGAGcatggttggccag GTGGCAGGTCTCCTGCAAGGTTCAGAACAAGTTGGTGAGTGCGCCCCCGTGTGGCTGAGACAAAGCTGTACCGGGCTATATGACAGTGGCCGTCCTGCGGGTTTGTCTCGTTACCTGTCTCGTCACGGGGCCCTGGCTTTGTTGAActggagaatcttgtttctcatggtctga